One part of the Lotus japonicus ecotype B-129 chromosome 2, LjGifu_v1.2 genome encodes these proteins:
- the LOC130739602 gene encoding protein FAR1-RELATED SEQUENCE 5-like — translation MEISGDSVCCDDSVGDEVVQELSFFEQDEAEIPIEYVDKPFNDDAVYELNFFSDDQCGSEETGAAIGNENTLETIEVNSVVDICAIDMKSLIPVLVERYDFKSLEVAYMFYAHFARANGFCVRRFNVIRSRKTGEIVQQEFVCNKNGKREDRGLSVEQRKRTPRRDTRCGCKAMFRVHVDVTTTRWYCTWFNNDHNHELFDDVDCGLQAPHRKLSLSDIIQLNGMKDIGMGVPHMWRAFATQCGGHENVPFTKRSVYNQIGKQRQMQNSDASSAIQFICKMSSSDSEMYWERTIDKDRRLQHLFWCDGISRLSYKVYGDVLAFDATYSKNKYLLPVVVFSGVNNHNRTTIFATAVVANETEETYVWLLEQFLKAMDGKHPNAVITDGAPVMRNAIHRVFPNAHHRLCAWHLLRNANTNVGNPQFTQALKCCMFGDYDVGKFEKKWDEMVAKFGLQNNGWVQGLYDTRKKWSSAHLRGKFFAGFRTTSRCEGLHSELGKFVHSRQNLTDFLEQYHHCLKQMRFREVADDFHSIDGNPVPQTKMEALEMSGGKHFTNAIYLLYVSVLKQATTLKVLQCHEALTCTIYTVAKLILGVKEWHVSVYAEPSDYKCSCMKMESRGLPCEHIIAVLHHLKVEELPECLIMKRWTKGAKDGVYSAKGVGGHIWDSQKSARCGALMDLYRVLSELNSDTLEDFNNARKIANQQIELGRAKRSCQKGDVSMKKTEFAMLRDPVRIRSKMRGGKGASSSGVRGKRVLNCSVCKQPGHNKLTCTFLTANGESVVNIGSDESEYDHFSTQDLDVDD, via the exons ATGGAGATTTCAGGTGACTCAGTTTGCTGTGACGATTCGGTCGGAGATGAG GTTGTACAAGAGTTGTCCTTTTTCGAACAAGATGAAGCTGAAATTCCAATTGAGTATGTAGATAAGCCTTTTAATGATGATGCAGTGTATGAGCTGAATTTTTTTAGCGATGATCAATGTGGGTCTGAAGAAACCGGTGCTGCAATTGGTAATGAGAATACATTGGAGACAATTGAGGTGAATAGTGTAGTTGACATTTGTGCAATTGACATGAAGAGTCTTATCCCTGTTCTAGTGGAAAGATATGATTTTAAGAGTCTGGAGGTTGCATACATGTTTTATGCCCATTTTGCTCGTGCTAATGGTTTTTGTGTGAGAAGATTTAACGTAATAAGAAGCAGGAAGACAGGGGAAATAGTTCAACAGGAATTTGTCTGCAACAAGAATGGCAAGAGAGAAGACAGAGGGCTATCGGTTGAACAAAGAAAGCGCACGCCAAGGAGGGACACAAGATGTGGGTGTAAAGCAATGTTTCGTGTACATGTTGATGTAACCACCACTCGGTGGTATTGCACTTGGTTTAACAACGATCACAATCATGAGTTATTCGATGATGTGGATTGCGGATTGCAAGCTCCTCATAGGAAACTTAGTTTGAGCGACATAATTCAGCTAAATGGAATGAAGGATATCGGGATGGGTGTGCCTCACATGTGGCGTGCTTTTGCTACTCAATGTGGAGGCCATGAGAATGTCCCTTTCACAAAGAGATCTGTATATAACCAAATTGGCAAGCAAAGACAAATGCAAAACAGCGATGCTTCTTCAGCAATTCAGTTCATTTGTAAAATGAGTTCTAGTGACAGCGAAATGTACTGGGAGCGCACAATAGATAAAGATCGCAGACTTCAGCATCTCTTTTGGTGCGATGGTATTAGTCGTTTGAGTTACAAGGTGTATGGTGATGTTCTAGCATTTGATGCAACTTATTCAAAGAATAAGTATTTGTTGCCTGTAGTGGTTTTCTCTGGAGTAAACAATCACAACCGGACAACCATCTTTGCTACTGCTGTTGTGGCTAACGAAACGGAAGAAACTTATGTGTGGCTGTTAGAGCAGTTCCTCAAGGCAATGGATGGTAAACATCCAAATGCTGTAATAACTGATGGTGCTCCAGTGATGAGAAATGCAATTCATAGGGTTTTTCCAAATGCACATCATCGATTGTGTGCGTGGCACCTTCTCCGTAATGCGAATACCAATGTTGGAAACCCTCAGTTTACTCAGGCTTTAAAGTGCTGCATGTTTGGAGACTATGATGTGGGGAAATTTGAAAAGAAATGGGATGAAATGGTTGCAAAGTTTGGATTGCAAAACAACGGATGGGTTCAAGGATTGTATGATACAAGGAAAAAATGGTCCTCAGCTCACTTGCGGGGTAAATTTTTTGCTGGATTCCGGACAACCTCTAGATGTGAGGGTTTGCATTCTGAACTTGGAAAGTTTGTCCATTCGCGTCAGAACTTGACTGATTTCTTAGAGCAGTACCACCATTGTTTAAAGCAGATGCGGTTTAGAGAGGTTGCAGATGATTTTCATTCCATAGATGGGAATCCGGTTCCTCAAACAAAGATGGAGGCGCTGGAGATGTCAGGTGGGAAACATTTTACTAATGCTATTTACCTGCTATATGTTAGTGTTCTTAAACAAGCTACTACGCTGAAAGTGTTACAATGCCATGAGGCATTAACCTGCACCATTTATACTGTTGCGAAGCTAATTTTAGGGGTGAAGGAGTGGCATGTTTCAGTTTATGCAGAACCAAGCGACTATAAATGTTCATGTATGAAAATGGAGTCACGTGGCCTGCCATGTGAGCATATTATTGCTGTCTTACACCATCTGAAGGTTGAGGAGTTACCCGAGTGCCTTATAATGAAAAGATGGACGAAAGGTGCAAAGGACGGGGTTTATAGTGCGAAGGGTGTTGGGGGTCACATTTGGGACTCACAGAAAAGTGCACGTTGTGGAGCGTTGATGGATTTATACAGAGTACTGAGTGAATTAAATTCTGATACACTTGAGGATTTCAATAATGCAAGGAAGATTGCTAATCAACAGATTGAGCTAGGTCGAGCAAAGAGGTCTTGTCAAAAAGGGGATGTATCAATGAAGAAAACTGAATTTGCTATGTTAAGGGACCCCGTGCGTATAAGGTCAAAAATGCGTGGTGGCAAGGGTGCATCGTCTTCGGGAGTGAGAGGAAAACGTGTCTTGAACTGTTCAGTGTGTAAGCAACCAGGTCACAACAAGCTGACATGCACATTTTTGACAGCAAATGGTGAATCCGTGGTGAACATTGGAAGTGATGAATCAGAGTATGACCACTTTAGCACACAAGACCTTGATGTTGATGAT TGA